Below is a genomic region from Macaca thibetana thibetana isolate TM-01 chromosome 1, ASM2454274v1, whole genome shotgun sequence.
CCAGGCAGAGCCCTGCTGTCCGCACCCCAGCCAGATCGGGGAGGGTGCCGGAGGCCGGCCAGGCGTTGGGGGCACACCCACCACGCGGGGTCCCCACACCTCTGGAGCAGCCTCTGATGAAACTCAGGGCAGCTACCAGGGGTGCGCCTGCCAGCACTGTGCCCCTACCTTGGGATTCCCTGTGAGGCCTGGCTAACCTCTGCATGCCGCCCCCACACATCCACCCTGGGGAGGAATCCACGCAGAGGCAGCGCCCTGGGAGCCAGCATGGCCACACAGGATGCAGAGAACCCTTCAGACTCCCAGAGGCCACAGCCAGCTGCCGCAGATGTGGTGTGCTCCCGAATGCCCCCACTCCCCCAAGGCAGAGATGGAAGCTGGCAGGGGTAGCTGGCCCAGAGCTGGTGGCGCAGAGCCATCTCGTGCCCTCAGATCCCCTTGTGCACCCCCCAGGTCAGGGCCCTCAGCCTTGGGGATCTGCAGCCTCCCAACCCCTGACCCTAGGGCCAGCGGCTCTCCACCAGCCTGTCCTTTAGGTGGTGCCGAGTCCTGGGATCTCTGAGCCCCCTCCCCAGGTTCAGGCCACACAGGCTCGAGTGTCCCTGCCTGGCCATGGCTGTGAGGGCAGTAGGTGAACTCCCAACACCAGGGAGGCACTCGGCACGGAGAGGCTGAGTCGGAGACCCCAAGTGGCACAGCCAGGGAGGACAGAGTGGGAACTCCCCCAGCAGCCCAGGCCAGGCAGAGCCTCCCCAACTCCACAGCCCCCTACAGCACCACCCAGGGCACAAGGAGCTGTCACAACACCCAGGCCCATGGCAGGCGGCCCCGGGGACTGGGGCTTTGGGCCCACAGCCTTGCCTCCACCCATCCCCCACTCCTGAGCCTGGGTCATCCCCACCTCGGAGATGAACTGCGGGAGCTGTGCCCAACAGACAGGCTCGATGCCAAGTCCAGCAGGCCCAGCATCCACCACGCACCCAGTAGCGAGGACCCGGAGCCAAAcaccctccctcctctgcctcggCCAAAGTCTGGGCAAGACCCCTGCCAACCACCAAACCCAGCACCACATGGAGACCCTCCCCAATTCtgccctcctcccagccctgagGATCCTAGGACAAAATGCCTGTGACCAGGACATGAAAAGTGGAGGACAGGCAGGGGACCTTCTCCCACTGGGCCAAAGCCGTGTGTGGGGAGTGGGGCCCGGCCCAGGGCACGGGGCTGTGGCCACGACCCAGGCTCCCTGCACTGCAAGGTGGTCAGTCACGCTCTGGAGCCTAGGCCGGGGGAACCAGGGCTGGGCTGAGAATGCAGCAGGGGCTGGTACAGGAACCCCCGACTCACCAGGGCCTCCTCAGGGTCCCCAGCCTGAGGCTCCCTCTCTTATGGAGGCCACCCCAGACCAGCCAGGACCTGCCTTCTCTTCCCCCCACCTCCAGCTACATTCACTTGGTATCCAGAGCCAGTGTCTAGTTCAGCTCTCACTTAAGCTAGAGTATGACTGACCAACCAGCCCCTCCCACATGAGTTCTATTCCACAAAACAGACAGCGCCGAGAGCTCAGCAGGTAGAACTCAGGAGAAGGGAacaaggaagcaatcaacaggGGTCTTCCGTAGGCTCCTGAGGCCACCAGCCAGATGAGCAGGAAGGACACAGAGCAAGGCCCCCCATCGCAGCCAGAGGACCTGGAAGGCTACAGAGCAAGGCCCCCGTCTCAGGACTCCAGCATCACCCCAGTCCATTGTTTCCAAGccccacagcccagcccagccctgacctCCGCAGCCCCACTGCCTCCCAGCTCCCTGTAAGCCTGCAGCCTCCACAGCTGTACCCTGAAGCTCCCCTGTCTCTTTCCCGGCTGCATCCCCAAGCCTGCTTCGACACTCAGACCTGCCCACCCTGTTCCCAGGCGCAGGAGCCCCCGGGTCCTCCGAATGTGCCCGGGTACATGCAGCCACTGTGGGAAGGTGTATGGGGGCAACAGTCAGGCCGTCTCAGCCCTGGGCAGCCCCCAGTGGGTGTCAGGAGCAGAAGGCGGACTCCCCCAGGGCTTCATCCCAGAGCATGGTCCAGGAGCAGAACCTGGGAGCTGGGCACCGCCTCACCACGCATTTATTGGTGGCACACGTTTGTGATGAAAAGCATTAGTGACTTTGGTAACTTTTGTTAGAATAATAAactaagttaaaaacaaaagcaccTGACACATGCCCCATGCCCAGGCCCAGAGGAGCAGGGACTGCAAGGTGCCCCAGTGGGGGAGGAGCCCGGACGAGACTCAGAAAACAAACCGTCCCCTCCTGCCCAACCTGACTGGCGCGGGCAGGAGGGCCGCCGAGCAGAGCGGGGAGCGCCCAGCCTTCAGAGGCTGCCAAGGACGCACCCTGCCCTCTCTGCTTTGcctggtggtgggggtggggaaggaaagTACAGCTGTCCAGATGTCCTTTGGGCCTCCTGAGAGCCCCAGAGCGGATCCAGCTTGACTGGACCTGGGGTTGCCTGAGGACCCTGCAACCACAGAATGCATGAAACAGCCTTAATGTCACAATCCCAAGAGGCGGCCACACACAAGGACACAGCTTGCCAGAGGCTCACGTCCTGGGGCCACGAGGCCTGAGCCCGCCCCCAGCACTGTTGAGCTGGGACTGGGGACTCAGGTTACTGGTGGCCAGGCCGGGCTAGGCCAGGCCTCAAGCAGACGGCCAGCCTCCTTCTCCCTGTCCCAGAGGGCCCAGCTCAGCACAGCAGGGGTATCCTCGCCTTGGACCACCACCACCGAGGCCCGGCACTGAGACGCTGACCCAGGCTGCCCCAAAACAGCAGATGGTCTGAGCTGCTCTGGGAACGCAAGTGCTTTGTGACTCAGTGGGGACCGGGCAGACAGGGAGCTCAGAGCAGGGGTGGGCGAATAAAGTTTCAAGGCCACCAGTGGCCCTTGACCTCCGCCCTGTCACAGGGACCCCGAAGAAGGGGGCCAGGAGAACCTCTCTTGAGCCCTGGGGAGCTTCTGCAAACCCTAGCAGACAGGTTGGTGAACCTGTCCCCCCACATCTCCCCATCCCAGCTAGGAAACCCCACCCTGCTCCCTTCTCACTGACACACACCCCCCTGACCCCAGCCCACACCAACGGCAGGCGCTCCCGGCCAGCCCCAATGGAAGGGATGCCGCCGACCGAGTCCGACCCGGGCCAAGGCAGGACTCGGGACCgggaggctgggagcagggacGCCGGGACCCCAGCCTGCCATCGCCCCACACCACAGACAGGTGGGCACGCGCCGCACGAGGGCCGAGGCCGCCACCCGCATCGCACCTGGCGGAGGCCTGGACCGCCCAGGACCCCCGCCCCGTCCCCGCGCTGGCAGGTGCGACCCCCGAGCGCGCGCCAGGCTCGCGCAGGCCCCGTGGCCGACTGACCCGAAGTCCTGGTCCATGGACTTAAAGAAGAATTTGTAGGCGTGCACGGGCCGGTTGCTGAGCACGTTCTTGAAGTCGGCTAGCGTGACGCGCTCGGGGGCCACGGGCAGCTTGACCAGGTACGGCGTCTCCTCCTCGTCCATGTGGTAGATGATCTTGGTCTCCGCCATGGCGCGGCGGCGGCGCGGAGCCCGCGCACTCAGGGCCCGGCCCGGGGCTGGGACGCGGGGCGCTCCCCGCCCGCCCGCCTGCGCCCCACCCGGCCCGCGCCGCTCCCGGCCCCGCCGCGCCGAGGCCCCCGGGCGCCCCCGCTTGACCGCCCAGGCCCCGGCCGCCGCCCCCGGCTCCCGCGCGCGTCTCGACTGCTGCCCCGCGGCCCGCGACCGCCCATCCGCCCCCGGCCCGGGAGCGGCGCGAGGGACGCAGCACGGAGGGCGCGCTCAGCCCCGCCGCCCTCCCGCCTGCGCCCCTCGGGCCGCGCAGTTAAAGGGACCGCCAGGCCCGCGGCCCTGAGCGTGGCCGCGGGGGGGCGCCCGAGCGCGCGCGGCGACGTCAAGGGGCGCAGGCGCAGACGCAGGCGATCCTCGCTCGCCCCGCCCCGGGCCCCCCCCCCGCGCTTGGGCCCGCGTTCCCCTGTGCTCGGGCGCCCGCGACACTCGCCGGTGCATCCCCGCGCGGCCTGGCTCTGGGCCCGTGGACGCCAGGGTGCTCGGGGTGGGTGGAGGGACCTCGGGGACGCCGGGTGCGCGGCGCTGAGGTGGCGGCCGGTCCCTCTGCGCCCCCGCGAAGGCGCCCGACTCGCATGCCCTCTGCCGGGTCCCACGGGGTCCGACGCAGGCCGAGGGGATGCGGGGCGCGCGTGGGCGCGGGCGTGCACGGAGGCGTCGGAGCGCGCGGCGGCGGGAGGGAGTTCGTCCTGGGGTCCTCCGCAGGGCAGGGGAGACTTCCGAGCCTTCCCCTGAGGCCGCGGGGCGTCCGCGCTCGCTCCTCCGGGGCCCGCGGGGCTGGAGGCCTTCCCAGCCTGACCCCAGCAGGAAGCGCGGAGGCCACTAGAGGGCGGCCCAGGATGGGGAGAGTGAGGCGGGGGCCTGGACGGGGCTGGCGCGGTGGGGCCCCTTGGGCCCCGTCCCCAGGAAGCCGGCAGGAGTCTGGGACTTTCGCATCTATCCGGCCCTGATGATGCCCGCGCCGGCTCAGAGAGAAACCCATCAGTGTAGGTGCCGGTGGTTGACGGTCGGCTTGGGCCTGGGGTCCTGAACCTGCACCCCGGCTCTGAGTGGGAGAGCTGTGGCGTCCGCTCAGCCAAGCCCGGCCAGCTCAGCCGCCAGCCTCTGCCTGGAGCCTGGGCCACCTTCCCACCAGCCCTTGTTTTCCCCAGAGGTCGGAAGCCAGGCAGGAAGACCCCCGAGGGGCTATCTGTGGAGGccccagggagggaggaagcccGTACCTGCCCTGAGGGCCAGAcccatgttccccaggctagacACGGGTGGCCCCAGAGCAGGGGAGGAACCACACAGGTGCAGGGGCCTGACCCCAGCCCGTCTCAAGAGAGGCTGGAAGCCAGAGGCCTGAGGCCAGTCCAGGTGCTGATGCCTATGTGGTCTGGTTGGGGCCCTGCCAGGAGCAGCCTTGTCCAGTGATGGTGAGGCCAGAAGGGGGTCCATTTTCAAGCCACACTTCCCCAGAccagcctcccttcctcccaacCTGTGCTGCTGTGGGATCCTTGTGGGCAACCATCACCCTTTCCCACCCCCACTCCTGGGAGGACAGGAGGATGGGGTTGGGTGGTGATGCCGGCTTCAAGCAGCAGCACTTAGTCGCTGGTCTGTGCTGCCAGGAGCCCAGGCCACTGGCTTCCTGATCCCGCCACTCGTCCCACCACCCAAACTTGTGCTGAGATCCTGTGCCCGGCACTGATGCCTGAGTGGGAAAGGATTCTAGGGCCAGATCCGTGCTGGCCTGGCGAGGACTCTCTTGGAGCCACCCTGCTGCCCCGGGCTGTCTCTGCCGGAGCCTCCTTGCTCCTGCCCCCTTTGCAAGTGTCTGACCCGTATCCCGCTACTTCCGCTCGCCATCCGTCTGCCTCTCCCAGAGCTCCACGGTCTCCTCTCTGTCCTCAGCCACCGCCACGTCCCCCTTCCCCACATCCAGGTCAGCCATCAAGGGAATATGAACTCCTCCACGACCAGAAGCATGCCACACAGAACTAACTCAAATGACCCCTTCCCAGGACACCAACTCCCAGAGGACCCAGACCCAGACCTTTCAGCCCAAGGAATGGGATGATGTCAGGGGCTTCAGGTGGAGATGAAGACGACGTGGGGATTCCCAGGCCCAGACTCGTGCCTGGCCCACCCCTAGGAGATGGAGTTTCAGAAGCATACCTGGGCCAAGTCTAAAAATCAGATGGGGCTTTTATTGTGATGGTGGCAGGTCCACCAGCAGGTGCAAATGTGGGGTGCTGAGAGTGGCACCATAGGCCACCCCAAGCCACCTTCACCCCCTCCCCTGTTCTCAGCCAGTACAGAAGCCAAATGTGGCCCGAGCCGTAGACTCTAGCCTAGGCAGAGTCCAAGGGAGCGGTGTCAGGGTCAGAAGTCACAGGGAGCCCAGTGACTGTCAAGGTGGCTGAGAGCAAGGCTAGGGTAGGGGTGGAAGCAGAGAAACGGCGGGGGGTGCAGCCCCAGGTGGCCCAAAGCAGCAGAGAGGGGCAAGGGCTGGCATTCACCAAGTCACCAGGTCCCTGGGGAGAACAGATGGTGCCTGGAGTCCTGCATGGTACGCGGAGGAGCCCTCGGGAGCTCTCGACGGTGGGCAGCACCCCAGGAGGAGTGGGACTCCTGCCCTGAGGCTGACCCCAGTTTTGGGGCTGCCAGGTTCTGATGGGAGTGTCTTCCAGGAATGTCTTCCAGCCCCCAGTGGGCAGAGCCCAGGAGGGTCTGAGGGCATGCTGGGCATCAGTGGGATTTTGGTTGTGTCTGGGCTGAGCAGGGCCACCCGTGAGCAAAGGCCGAAGGGGTGGGGGCTGTGCTGCCACTTCTGCATATGCCCAGACCAAATTCCAGGAAAGCGGGACCAGCCGCTGGAAGGGGGTGAGCCCGGGAGCACCAGGAGATGCCCCGAGGGGCACAGACAGGAAAgatgcagctgctggcccagccAGGAGCCCAGGGTCCCCCTATTTGCAGTACTCCTTCCGGAACCCTGGAAGCCAAGGGCGCCAACGGGTCGGCGTCTGTTCTCCACCCTCATCACAGTGGGAGACGCAGGGCAGACCCCCAGCAGGACTCCCCAGGGACTTCGGAgcctgaggtggcaggggccctgggcctggctggTGTCTGCCCTTGGGGGTCCCGGATGAGGTGGAATGGGGATGGGCAGGGCTCTGAGATGGGCTGAGGTAGCCCACTCACCTTTGTCTAGGTCGATGTACTTGGCAGGGAGGGGGCTGTGGGCCAGCTCCGCCCTCTCCTTCAAGATGTTGTTTTTGTAATCTGTGGGAGGAGAGCAGGCTGAGGTACCCTCTCCCAGGATGCACTTCCCAGCCCAGACCTGGGAGCCGCCCAGGGCCTTGGTGTCCCAGCACCGCCTCACCTAGCTGAATGTCCTCACTCCTGTAAAGTGTCTGGTCCCCTGCAGCCACAGCGAACTCCGCCAAATTCACATCCTTCCTGGAGGGCGAGAGTGGGAGGAGGTTACAGCTGGGCGGGGTGGAGGGGGTCCTGGTCCCCAGGAGGGCTGGGAGGGGGGTACTCACCCCTTTGACTTTCCCGACTTCTGGTCCGAGTATTCGTAGCCTGGGAAGGAGACTCACATTGGGGGCAGTGCCGCCCCCTCCGCAGGTCCCCCAGCCCAGAGGACCGCCCtcccgcccacctcagtctcctggggcCGCTGGCTCTGCCGGGGCAGCCTCACCTCCGCGGCGCCTGCGGGCGGCCAGGAGGACGGTGACCAGCAGCAGGATGAAGAGCAGCAGCGTGGCCAGCACGTAGCCCAGCTGCTGGAAGAAGTGGGCTCGGCTCTCGGGGACGATGACGTTTATGACGTTGTGGCCGCGAGCCAGTGTGGGGTCTGCGGGGGGCGCAGGGTGGGAGCGGCGTCAGGCACCAGCAAGGCCTGTGCCCCGACCCGGGCCACGGCCCCTGCTGGGCTCCGCGGGCCTCCGGCAAGGGACAGCGGGCGCAGGGCAACCCCAAGTGGGGTGGGCTCCCGCTTTCCCGGGTCCCGGGGCGGCCCGTCACCTGGACCTGGGGCGCCGCTGTGGCTGGAGCCGTTGCCCGGAGAGCCCCGGGGGGGCGGCTCCGCGTGGGGTTCGGCGACCGTCAGGTGGAAGACGCGGCGTTCGTGCAGGCCGCAGTAGTGGTGGTGCAGGTGGCAGGAGTAGGTGCCCTCGTCGGCGGCCTCCAGCGGCTCGATGCGCAGCGAGAAGTCACCGCGCTCAAAGGCGTCTGCGCCCACGGCCACGCGGTCGCGCAGGAAAAGGGGCCCGTAGGCGCGGCGCTCGCCCGACGCGTACAGGTCCAGCAGGCGGTCCGCGCGGTCGTGCGGG
It encodes:
- the MXRA8 gene encoding matrix remodeling-associated protein 8 isoform X3, with product MALPSRILLWKLALLQSSAVLLHSGSSVPAADGSSVVSESAVSWAAGARAVLRCQSPRMVWTQDRLHDRQRVLHWDLRGPGGGPARRLLDLYSAGEQRVYEARDRGRLELSASAFDDGNFSLLIRAVEETDAGLYTCNLHHHYCHLYESLAVRLEVTDGPPATPAYWDGEKEVLAVARGAPALLTCVNRGHMWTDRHVEEAQQVVHWDRQPPGVPHDRADRLLDLYASGERRAYGPLFLRDRVAVGADAFERGDFSLRIEPLEAADEGTYSCHLHHHYCGLHERRVFHLTVAEPHAEPPPRGSPGNGSSHSGAPGPDPTLARGHNVINVIVPESRAHFFQQLGYVLATLLLFILLLVTVLLAARRRRGGYEYSDQKSGKSKGKDVNLAEFAVAAGDQTLYRSEDIQLDYKNNILKERAELAHSPLPAKYIDLDKGTW
- the MXRA8 gene encoding matrix remodeling-associated protein 8 isoform X2: MALPSRILLWKLALLQSSAVLLHSGSSVPAADGSSVVSESAVSWAAGARAVLRCQSPRMVWTQDRLHDRQRVLHWDLRGPGGGPARRLLDLYSAGEQRVYEARDRGRLELSASAFDDGNFSLLIRAVEETDAGLYTCNLHHHYCHLYESLAVRLEVTDGPPATPAYWDGEKEVLAVARGAPALLTCVNRGHMWTDRHVEEAQQVVHWDRQPPGVPHDRADRLLDLYASGERRAYGPLFLRDRVAVGADAFERGDFSLRIEPLEAADEGTYSCHLHHHYCGLHERRVFHLTVAEPHAEPPPRGSPGNGSSHSGAPDPTLARGHNVINVIVPESRAHFFQQLGYVLATLLLFILLLVTVLLAARRRRGGYEYSDQKSGKSKGKDVNLAEFAVAAGDQTLYRSEDIQLDYKNNILKERAELAHSPLPAKYIDLDKGFRKEYCK
- the MXRA8 gene encoding matrix remodeling-associated protein 8 isoform X1; amino-acid sequence: MALPSRILLWKLALLQSSAVLLHSGSSVPAADGSSVVSESAVSWAAGARAVLRCQSPRMVWTQDRLHDRQRVLHWDLRGPGGGPARRLLDLYSAGEQRVYEARDRGRLELSASAFDDGNFSLLIRAVEETDAGLYTCNLHHHYCHLYESLAVRLEVTDGPPATPAYWDGEKEVLAVARGAPALLTCVNRGHMWTDRHVEEAQQVVHWDRQPPGVPHDRADRLLDLYASGERRAYGPLFLRDRVAVGADAFERGDFSLRIEPLEAADEGTYSCHLHHHYCGLHERRVFHLTVAEPHAEPPPRGSPGNGSSHSGAPGPDPTLARGHNVINVIVPESRAHFFQQLGYVLATLLLFILLLVTVLLAARRRRGGYEYSDQKSGKSKGKDVNLAEFAVAAGDQTLYRSEDIQLDYKNNILKERAELAHSPLPAKYIDLDKGFRKEYCK